In Mycobacterium sp. Aquia_216, a genomic segment contains:
- the fgd gene encoding glucose-6-phosphate dehydrogenase (coenzyme-F420) has translation MAELKLGYKASAEQFAPRELVELAVAAEAHGMDSATVSDHFQPWRHEGGHAPFSLAWMTAVGERTKRLILGTSVLTPTFRYNPAVIAQAFATMGCLYPDRIFLGVGTGESLNEIATGYEGEWPEFKERYARLRESVRLMRELWLGDRVDFEGEYYHTKGASIYDVPEGGIPIYIAAGGPQVAKYAGRAGDGFICTSGKGEELYKDKLIPAMREGAEAAGKNPDEVDRMIEIKISYDTDPDLALENTRFWAPLSLTAEQKTSIHDPLEMEKAANELPIEQVAKRWIVSSDPDEAVAKVKDYVDWGLNHLVFHAPGHDQRRFLELFEKDLAPRLRRLG, from the coding sequence GTGGCTGAACTCAAACTTGGATACAAAGCGTCCGCTGAACAATTCGCTCCGCGCGAGCTCGTCGAACTCGCCGTCGCCGCCGAAGCGCACGGCATGGACAGCGCAACCGTCAGTGACCACTTCCAGCCGTGGCGGCACGAGGGCGGACACGCCCCGTTCTCGCTGGCCTGGATGACCGCGGTCGGCGAGCGCACCAAGCGGCTGATCCTGGGGACCTCGGTGCTGACTCCGACCTTCCGGTACAACCCCGCCGTCATCGCCCAGGCGTTTGCCACGATGGGGTGTCTCTACCCGGATCGCATTTTCCTCGGCGTCGGCACCGGGGAGTCGCTCAACGAGATCGCTACCGGATACGAGGGCGAATGGCCGGAGTTCAAAGAGCGCTACGCCCGGCTGCGCGAATCGGTGCGGCTGATGCGCGAGCTGTGGCTGGGTGACCGGGTCGACTTCGAGGGCGAGTACTACCACACCAAAGGCGCCTCGATCTACGACGTGCCCGAGGGCGGCATCCCGATCTACATCGCGGCGGGTGGACCGCAGGTCGCCAAGTATGCGGGCCGCGCGGGCGACGGCTTCATCTGCACCTCCGGCAAGGGCGAGGAGCTGTACAAGGACAAGCTGATCCCCGCGATGCGCGAGGGCGCCGAAGCGGCGGGCAAGAACCCCGACGAGGTCGACCGGATGATCGAGATCAAGATCTCTTACGACACCGACCCGGACCTGGCGCTGGAGAACACCCGGTTCTGGGCGCCGCTATCGCTGACGGCCGAGCAGAAGACCAGCATTCACGACCCCCTTGAGATGGAGAAGGCCGCCAACGAGCTGCCGATCGAGCAGGTGGCCAAGCGCTGGATCGTGTCATCGGATCCCGACGAAGCGGTCGCGAAGGTCAAGGACTACGTCGACTGGGGCCTCAACCACCTGGTGTTCCACGCGCCCGGGCACGACCAGCGGCGCTTCCTGGAGCTCTTCGAAAAGGATCTGGCGCCCAGGTTGCGGCGACTTGGCTGA
- a CDS encoding NtaA/DmoA family FMN-dependent monooxygenase (This protein belongs to a clade of FMN-dependent monooxygenases, within a broader family of flavin-dependent oxidoreductases, the luciferase-like monooxygenase (LMM) family, some of whose members use coenzyme F420 rather than FMN.), whose product MSIRNGKHRKPIHLAAHFPGVNNTTVWADPTAGSQIEFDSFVHLARTAERGLFDFFFLAEGLRLREHRGRIYDLDVVGRPDTFTVLAALAAVTDRIGLTGTINTTFNEPFEVARQFATLDHLSGGRGGWNIVTSSDTFTGANFRRGGFLDHADRYRRAEEFLTVARQFWDSWDADAVLADIEAGVYVDPDRIRAVEHAGPDFDVRGFATLPVGPQGHPILLQAGDSADGRSFGARYADALFTLHSSLEDGQRYYADVKGRAASYGRDPDQLKVFPAATFVLGDTYAEAEDKARHIRYQQVSGATAIAMLEQVWGRDLSDYDPEGPLPDVDPVTDSSITEGRVRHVDPVAVAASWRERAEAEKLSIRELIIAVTSRQQFVGTAVRIAHEIDEYIQADACDGFILVPHLTPHGLDEFVDRVVPLLQERDAFRTEYAGETLRDHLGLSEFAGRT is encoded by the coding sequence ATGAGCATCAGAAACGGGAAGCACCGCAAGCCGATTCACTTGGCTGCCCACTTCCCGGGCGTCAACAACACCACCGTGTGGGCCGACCCCACGGCGGGCAGCCAGATCGAATTCGACTCGTTCGTGCACCTGGCCCGCACCGCCGAGCGGGGACTGTTCGACTTCTTCTTCCTCGCCGAAGGGTTGCGACTGCGTGAGCACCGCGGCCGGATCTACGATCTCGACGTCGTGGGCCGGCCGGACACCTTCACCGTGCTGGCGGCGCTGGCGGCTGTCACCGACCGGATCGGGCTGACTGGGACGATCAACACCACCTTCAACGAACCATTCGAGGTGGCAAGACAATTCGCCACCCTTGACCACCTGTCCGGTGGTCGCGGCGGCTGGAACATCGTCACCTCGTCGGATACGTTCACCGGCGCCAACTTCCGGCGCGGCGGGTTCCTGGATCATGCCGACCGATACCGGAGGGCCGAGGAGTTCCTCACCGTCGCACGGCAATTCTGGGACAGCTGGGATGCCGACGCCGTGTTGGCCGATATCGAGGCCGGGGTCTACGTGGATCCGGATCGGATCCGCGCGGTCGAGCATGCGGGTCCCGACTTCGACGTGCGGGGTTTCGCGACGCTACCGGTGGGGCCGCAAGGCCATCCGATCCTGCTGCAGGCCGGTGACTCCGCCGATGGCCGCTCCTTCGGCGCGCGCTATGCCGACGCCTTGTTCACCCTGCATTCGTCACTCGAAGACGGGCAGCGCTACTACGCCGACGTCAAGGGCCGGGCGGCATCTTACGGTCGAGATCCCGACCAGCTCAAGGTTTTTCCGGCGGCAACCTTCGTCCTAGGCGATACCTACGCCGAAGCCGAGGACAAGGCGCGCCACATCCGCTACCAGCAGGTCAGTGGTGCGACGGCGATCGCGATGCTCGAGCAGGTCTGGGGCCGCGACCTGTCGGACTACGACCCGGAGGGCCCGCTACCCGATGTCGATCCGGTCACCGACAGCAGCATCACCGAGGGTCGGGTCCGCCACGTCGACCCGGTAGCGGTCGCCGCCAGTTGGCGCGAACGCGCGGAAGCGGAAAAGTTGTCGATCCGGGAGCTCATCATCGCCGTCACCAGCCGCCAACAGTTCGTTGGCACCGCTGTCCGGATCGCGCACGAGATCGACGAGTACATCCAGGCCGACGCGTGCGACGGGTTCATCCTGGTGCCGCATCTGACGCCGCACGGTCTCGACGAATTCGTCGACCGGGTGGTGCCCCTATTGCAGGAGCGCGACGCTTTCCGCACCGAGTACGCCGGCGAGACGTTGCGAGATCATCTGGGACTCAGTGAGTTCGCGGGGCGTACATGA
- a CDS encoding endonuclease domain-containing protein, which produces MPYLGQPFIGSVALARGALTRHQLQTNHRALFPNVYLSNDVEISLERRIIAAWLWSKRRGVVAGAAAAALHGAQWIPDGVPVELIHANSRTPPGVLARRDGLQDNEVQLVDGMSVTTPERTAFDIGRRGAVHSAVARLDTLARATGFKIDDVLQIVACHSRSPGVRRLRAALELVDGGAQSPRESYLRLLLVDAGLPRPQTQIPVLGVDGIPVAYLDLGWPDRLVAVEYDGDQHRTDRRQYVKDIRRLEMLEQMGWVVVRVVAEDRPAAILRRVRAALAASSVRQGF; this is translated from the coding sequence ATGCCGTACCTGGGACAACCGTTTATTGGCAGCGTGGCCCTCGCGCGCGGCGCGTTGACCCGCCATCAACTGCAGACGAACCACCGCGCGCTGTTTCCGAATGTCTACCTGTCTAACGATGTCGAGATATCGCTGGAACGGCGGATCATTGCCGCCTGGCTCTGGTCGAAGCGCCGAGGCGTTGTCGCCGGTGCGGCGGCCGCCGCATTGCACGGCGCCCAATGGATTCCCGATGGTGTCCCCGTAGAGCTGATACACGCCAACTCACGTACCCCACCGGGTGTACTGGCCCGGCGTGATGGGCTGCAGGACAACGAGGTACAGCTCGTCGACGGAATGAGTGTGACGACGCCCGAGCGAACTGCCTTCGACATCGGCCGGCGAGGGGCCGTCCACTCGGCGGTCGCGCGGCTGGACACGCTCGCTCGGGCAACGGGCTTCAAGATCGACGACGTGCTGCAGATCGTCGCGTGCCACTCGCGCTCGCCCGGAGTTCGCCGCCTGCGGGCCGCGCTGGAGTTGGTCGACGGTGGTGCTCAGTCGCCGCGGGAGAGCTACTTGCGGCTACTGCTCGTCGACGCGGGCCTGCCCCGGCCGCAAACGCAGATACCGGTGCTCGGGGTAGACGGCATACCGGTCGCATACCTGGACTTAGGCTGGCCGGACCGGCTGGTCGCGGTCGAGTACGACGGCGACCAACATCGGACCGATCGACGGCAATACGTCAAAGACATCCGGCGGCTGGAAATGCTCGAGCAGATGGGCTGGGTCGTCGTCCGGGTCGTGGCCGAGGACCGGCCCGCCGCGATCCTGAGACGGGTCCGCGCCGCATTGGCCGCATCGAGTGTGCGCCAGGGGTTTTGA
- a CDS encoding MBL fold metallo-hydrolase, with amino-acid sequence MASAPRLVQITDTVHLARGEAVNWTLVTDDTGVMLIDAGYPGDREAVLASLKMLGYDAGDVRAILLTHAHIDHLGSAIWFAGEHGTPVYCHADEVGHAKREYLEQVSVLDLALRIWRPRWAVWTAHVVRSGGLIRDGIPTTKPLTPEIAAGLPGHPRAVFSPGHTGGHCSYLVDGVLASGDALVTGHPLIRHDGPQLLPAIFSYSQQSCIRTLSALALLETEALAPGHGPLWRGPIREATNAALEKAGAR; translated from the coding sequence ATGGCATCAGCGCCAAGACTTGTTCAAATCACCGACACCGTGCACCTCGCCCGGGGTGAGGCCGTCAACTGGACGCTGGTCACCGACGACACCGGCGTGATGCTGATCGACGCCGGCTATCCCGGCGACCGCGAGGCGGTGCTGGCCTCGCTGAAAATGCTGGGCTACGACGCCGGCGACGTGCGCGCGATCCTGCTGACCCACGCCCACATCGACCATTTGGGCTCGGCGATCTGGTTCGCCGGCGAGCACGGCACTCCCGTGTACTGCCATGCCGACGAAGTCGGCCACGCCAAGCGGGAGTATCTGGAACAGGTATCGGTCCTCGACCTCGCGCTGCGGATCTGGCGGCCACGGTGGGCCGTGTGGACCGCCCATGTGGTGCGCAGCGGCGGCCTGATCCGCGACGGAATTCCGACCACCAAGCCGCTGACGCCCGAGATCGCCGCGGGGCTGCCGGGCCACCCGCGGGCCGTTTTCAGCCCCGGCCACACAGGAGGCCACTGCTCATACCTGGTCGACGGCGTGCTGGCCAGCGGCGATGCGCTGGTCACCGGGCATCCCCTGATACGTCACGACGGGCCGCAACTGCTGCCCGCGATCTTCAGCTATAGCCAGCAGAGCTGCATCCGAACCCTTTCGGCGCTGGCCCTTTTGGAGACCGAGGCCCTGGCGCCCGGTCACGGCCCGCTGTGGCGCGGCCCAATCCGCGAAGCGACAAACGCGGCACTGGAAAAAGCGGGCGCTCGGTGA
- a CDS encoding acetate kinase, with product MADRAVLVINSGSSSLKFQLLEPGSGATRASGVIGEIGEPSGRAADHEEALRLAFRQLAEDGINLKSSGLLAVGHRVVHGGQDFYRPTLLDDDVVADLDKLSELAPLHNPPAVQGIKVARKLLPDVAQIAVFDTAFFHHLPAAAATYAVNRELAQRYQIRRYGFHGTSHRYVSEQAAAFLGRPLDSLNQIVLHLGNGASASAIAGGRPVDTSMGLTPLEGLVMGTRSGDIDPGVISYLWRTANMDVDAIESMLNNRSGVWGLAGERDFRRLRAMIESGDSSAQLAYEVFIHRLRKYIGAYLAVLGHTDVISFTAGIGENDSAVRRDAMAGLAELGVVLDESRNASAGKGAQRISTDDSPITVLVISTNEELAIARDCADLLAG from the coding sequence ATGGCTGATCGGGCTGTGCTCGTCATCAATTCGGGGTCGTCGTCGCTCAAATTCCAGCTGCTGGAACCCGGCTCCGGCGCGACACGCGCCAGCGGGGTCATCGGGGAGATCGGCGAGCCGTCAGGGCGGGCCGCCGACCATGAGGAGGCGCTGCGCCTTGCGTTCCGCCAGCTGGCCGAGGACGGAATCAACCTGAAGTCGAGCGGGTTGTTGGCGGTCGGACATCGAGTCGTGCACGGCGGTCAGGATTTTTACCGCCCGACATTGCTCGACGATGACGTCGTCGCCGACTTGGATAAGCTGTCCGAGCTTGCCCCGCTGCATAATCCGCCCGCGGTGCAGGGCATCAAGGTAGCGCGCAAACTGCTCCCCGACGTCGCACAGATCGCCGTGTTCGATACGGCCTTCTTCCATCACCTGCCCGCCGCGGCCGCTACATACGCGGTGAATCGGGAGCTGGCGCAGCGATACCAGATACGCCGCTACGGATTTCACGGCACGTCGCACCGCTACGTCAGTGAGCAGGCCGCCGCGTTTCTGGGTAGACCGCTCGACAGCCTGAATCAGATCGTGCTGCATCTGGGCAACGGCGCGTCGGCGTCGGCGATCGCCGGTGGCCGGCCGGTCGACACGTCGATGGGTCTGACCCCGTTGGAGGGTCTGGTGATGGGCACCCGCAGCGGCGACATCGACCCCGGCGTGATCAGCTACCTGTGGCGCACCGCGAACATGGATGTGGATGCGATCGAGTCCATGCTCAACAATCGGTCGGGTGTCTGGGGTCTGGCCGGCGAACGCGACTTCCGTAGGCTGCGCGCGATGATCGAATCGGGCGACAGTTCAGCACAATTGGCGTACGAGGTGTTCATTCACCGCTTGCGCAAGTACATCGGTGCTTACTTGGCCGTGCTGGGTCACACCGATGTCATCAGCTTCACCGCGGGGATCGGCGAGAACGATTCGGCGGTGCGTCGCGACGCGATGGCGGGACTGGCAGAGCTGGGGGTCGTGCTCGACGAAAGCCGCAACGCGTCGGCAGGTAAAGGCGCGCAGCGGATTTCGACCGATGATTCACCGATCACCGTGCTGGTCATCTCGACCAACGAGGAGCTGGCCATCGCCCGCGACTGCGCAGACCTGCTGGCGGGATGA
- a CDS encoding serine/threonine-protein kinase PknG → MVETEPDAGSDDTDPGTQPPDTQTGATTGRANATQALFRPNWDDDDDDSLPHITLGSPDTEPQDRMTVATRVLPPTRQLGGGLVEIPRVRDIDPLEALMTNPMVPERKRFCWNCGKPVGRSGSEGKGESEGKCPSCGSPYSFLPQLNPGDIVANQYEVKGCIAHGGLGWVYLAVDHNVNDRPVVLKGLVHSGDAEAQAIAMAERQFLAEVVHPQIVQIFNFVEHTDRHGDPVGYIVMEYIGGQSLKRGKKDPRLPVAEAIAYILEILPALSYLHSIGLVYNDLKPENIMLTEEQLELIDLGAVSRINSFGYLYGTPGYQAPEIVRTGPTIATDIYTVGRTLAALTLKLRTRNGRYVDGLPEDDPVLATYDSFGRLLRRAIDPDPRRRFGSAEEISGQLMGVLREVVAQDSGIPRPGLSTLFSPSRSTFGVDLSVAHTDVYLDGQVHSEKLTAREIVTALPVPLVDPTDLAAPVLQATVLSQPVQTLDSLRAARHGSLAAEGIDVSESVELPLMEVRALLDLGDVAKATRKLDDLAERVGWRWRLVWFRAVAELLTGDYDSAIKHFTEVLDTFPGELAPKLALAATGELAGNVDVDKFYRTVWRTNDGVISAAFGLARSLSAAGDRMRAVRTLDEVPATSRHFTTARLTSAVTLLSGRSTNEVTEEQIRDAARRVEALPPTEPRVLQIRALVLGAAMDWLEANQASTNHILGFPFTQHGLRLGVEASLRSLARVAPTQRHRYTLVDMANRVRPTSTF, encoded by the coding sequence ATGGTCGAGACCGAACCCGACGCCGGTTCCGACGACACCGATCCGGGCACCCAGCCGCCGGACACCCAGACGGGTGCGACGACGGGACGGGCGAACGCCACCCAGGCCCTCTTCCGTCCCAACTGGGACGACGATGACGACGACTCCCTGCCGCATATCACGCTCGGCAGCCCGGACACCGAACCGCAAGACCGGATGACGGTCGCGACCCGAGTGCTTCCGCCTACCCGGCAGCTCGGTGGTGGGTTGGTCGAAATCCCCCGGGTACGCGACATCGACCCGCTCGAAGCCCTGATGACCAATCCGATGGTGCCGGAGCGTAAGCGGTTCTGCTGGAACTGCGGAAAGCCCGTGGGCCGGTCCGGATCCGAGGGCAAGGGCGAATCGGAGGGCAAGTGCCCGTCCTGCGGAAGCCCGTATTCCTTCCTGCCCCAGTTGAATCCCGGCGACATCGTCGCCAACCAGTACGAGGTCAAGGGCTGCATCGCACACGGCGGGCTGGGCTGGGTGTACCTGGCCGTCGACCACAACGTCAACGACCGCCCGGTGGTGCTCAAGGGCCTGGTGCATTCCGGTGACGCGGAGGCCCAAGCGATCGCGATGGCCGAGCGGCAGTTCCTCGCCGAGGTGGTCCACCCGCAGATCGTGCAGATCTTCAACTTCGTCGAGCACACCGACCGGCACGGCGATCCGGTCGGCTACATCGTCATGGAGTACATCGGTGGGCAGTCACTCAAGCGGGGCAAAAAGGACCCCAGACTGCCGGTCGCCGAAGCCATCGCCTACATACTGGAAATCCTGCCCGCGCTGAGCTATCTGCATTCCATCGGCTTGGTCTACAACGACCTCAAGCCCGAGAACATCATGCTCACCGAAGAGCAGCTGGAGCTGATCGACCTGGGCGCGGTGTCGCGGATCAACTCGTTCGGCTACCTCTACGGCACACCCGGCTACCAGGCGCCGGAGATCGTGCGTACCGGCCCGACGATCGCCACCGACATTTACACCGTGGGGCGCACGCTGGCGGCGCTCACGCTGAAGCTGCGCACCCGCAACGGCCGCTACGTCGACGGGCTGCCCGAAGACGACCCGGTGCTGGCCACCTACGACTCGTTCGGCCGGCTGCTGCGCCGCGCCATCGACCCCGACCCGCGGCGCCGGTTCGGTTCCGCCGAGGAGATTTCCGGGCAGTTGATGGGGGTGCTGCGGGAGGTCGTCGCCCAGGACTCCGGGATACCGCGGCCCGGGTTGTCGACGCTGTTCAGCCCGAGCCGCTCCACCTTCGGCGTGGACCTGTCGGTCGCCCACACCGACGTGTATCTGGACGGGCAGGTGCATTCCGAGAAGCTGACTGCACGGGAGATCGTGACGGCGCTGCCGGTGCCGCTGGTCGATCCGACCGACCTCGCCGCCCCGGTACTGCAGGCCACGGTGCTCTCCCAGCCGGTGCAGACCCTGGACTCGTTGCGCGCCGCGCGGCACGGTTCGCTGGCCGCAGAGGGCATCGACGTGTCGGAGTCCGTCGAGCTGCCGCTGATGGAGGTCCGTGCGCTGCTGGACCTCGGCGACGTGGCCAAGGCGACGCGCAAACTCGACGACCTGGCCGAGCGGGTGGGCTGGCGCTGGCGACTGGTCTGGTTCCGGGCCGTCGCCGAGTTGCTCACCGGCGACTACGACTCAGCCATCAAGCATTTCACCGAGGTGCTGGACACCTTCCCCGGCGAGCTGGCGCCGAAATTGGCGCTGGCCGCCACCGGCGAGCTCGCCGGCAACGTCGACGTGGACAAGTTCTACCGGACGGTGTGGCGCACCAACGACGGCGTGATCTCGGCGGCTTTCGGGTTGGCGAGATCGCTTTCGGCCGCAGGTGATCGAATGCGCGCGGTGCGCACCCTCGACGAAGTGCCGGCGACCTCACGGCATTTCACCACGGCGCGGCTGACCAGCGCGGTGACCCTGCTGTCCGGCCGGTCGACCAATGAAGTCACCGAGGAGCAGATCCGCGACGCCGCCCGGCGCGTGGAGGCGCTGCCGCCCACCGAGCCGCGGGTGTTGCAGATTCGCGCGCTGGTACTCGGCGCCGCGATGGACTGGCTCGAAGCCAACCAGGCCAGCACCAACCACATCCTCGGCTTCCCGTTCACCCAGCACGGGTTGCGGCTGGGTGTCGAGGCATCGCTGCGCAGCCTGGCCCGGGTAGCGCCCACCCAGCGGCATCGCTACACGCTCGTCGACATGGCCAACAGGGTGCGACCCACCAGCACGTTCTAG
- the pta gene encoding phosphate acetyltransferase, with protein MADTGSVSKAIYIAAPEPETGKSTIALGLLNRLTATVAKVGVFRPITRLEGDGKRGTAGRSGSPEDPSEDRDYILELLLTRTTAGLSYEQCVGVTYQQIHADTDAAIASIVDAYHAMAQACDAVVIVGSDYTDVTGPAELSVNARIAVNLGAPVLLAVRAKDRSADQVAGVVEICLAELAAQRAHTAAVVANRCEPAELQAVAAALRSFEPRTYVLPDDPLLLAPTVVELQAAVHGTLVSGDAELVGREATGVLVAGMTADHVLERLRDGMAVITPGDRSDVVLAVASAHAAEGFPSLCCLILNGGFDLHPSIASLVAGLRLRLPIVATALGTYDTASVVAAARGRVTASSHRKIDTAVELVNSHMDVADLIARLAIPIPAVTTPQMFTHRLTQQARADRKHIVLPEGNDDRILKAAGRVLKRSIADLTILGDEAQIRLRSAELGVDLRNARIIDPHDEELSDRFAEQYAELRKAKKITVERAHEIVHDVSYFGTMLVHNGMVDGMVSGAAHTTAHTVRPAFEIIRTAPDVSTVSSIFLMCLPDRVLAYGDCAIVPDPTPEQLADIAISSARTAAQFGIEPKVAMLSYSTGDSGSGADVDKVRKATELVRVRDPQLLVEGPIQYDAAVEPSVAATKLRGSAVAGHATVLIFPDLNTGNNTYKAVQRSAGAIAIGPVLQGLRKPVNDLSRGALVEDIVNTIAITAIQAQGVGHG; from the coding sequence TTGGCTGACACTGGTTCCGTTTCGAAAGCGATCTACATCGCGGCGCCCGAGCCGGAGACCGGCAAGTCGACGATCGCGCTGGGACTACTGAACCGACTGACCGCCACAGTCGCCAAAGTCGGTGTGTTCCGGCCGATCACCCGGCTCGAAGGCGATGGCAAGCGCGGTACAGCCGGGCGCAGCGGATCGCCGGAGGATCCCAGTGAGGATCGCGATTACATCCTGGAGTTGCTGCTGACGCGGACTACCGCGGGCCTGTCCTACGAACAGTGCGTGGGCGTCACCTACCAGCAGATCCACGCCGATACCGACGCGGCGATCGCCAGCATCGTCGACGCCTATCACGCGATGGCGCAGGCCTGCGATGCAGTGGTGATCGTCGGCAGCGACTACACCGATGTCACCGGTCCCGCCGAACTGTCGGTCAATGCGCGCATCGCGGTCAATCTCGGTGCGCCGGTGTTGCTGGCGGTGCGGGCCAAGGACCGCAGCGCCGATCAGGTCGCCGGGGTCGTCGAGATATGTCTGGCCGAGCTGGCCGCGCAGCGTGCCCACACCGCGGCCGTGGTCGCCAACCGGTGCGAGCCCGCGGAGCTTCAGGCAGTCGCGGCCGCGCTGCGCTCGTTCGAACCGCGCACCTATGTGTTGCCGGATGATCCGCTGCTGCTTGCGCCGACGGTGGTCGAATTACAGGCTGCGGTGCACGGCACACTGGTCAGCGGCGACGCCGAACTGGTCGGACGCGAGGCGACGGGCGTGCTGGTGGCGGGAATGACCGCGGACCATGTGCTGGAACGGCTACGCGACGGCATGGCGGTGATCACTCCCGGCGATCGCTCGGATGTGGTGTTGGCCGTCGCGAGTGCGCATGCTGCCGAAGGGTTTCCGTCGCTGTGCTGCCTGATCCTCAACGGCGGCTTCGACCTGCATCCGTCCATCGCGTCGCTGGTGGCCGGCCTGCGGCTGCGGCTACCGATCGTCGCCACCGCGTTGGGCACTTATGACACGGCCAGTGTGGTCGCCGCGGCCCGGGGCCGGGTCACGGCCAGCTCGCACCGCAAGATCGACACCGCCGTGGAGCTGGTGAACAGCCACATGGACGTCGCGGATCTGATTGCGCGGCTGGCTATTCCAATCCCGGCGGTGACTACCCCGCAGATGTTCACCCACCGGCTCACGCAGCAGGCCCGTGCCGATCGCAAGCACATCGTACTTCCCGAAGGGAACGACGACCGGATCCTCAAGGCCGCGGGACGGGTGCTGAAGCGTTCTATCGCGGACCTGACCATCCTGGGCGACGAAGCTCAAATTCGTTTGCGCTCAGCAGAACTCGGAGTCGACCTGCGCAATGCGCGGATCATCGACCCGCATGACGAAGAGCTGTCCGACCGATTCGCCGAGCAGTACGCCGAACTACGCAAGGCGAAGAAAATCACTGTCGAGCGAGCCCACGAGATCGTGCACGACGTCTCGTATTTCGGCACCATGCTGGTGCACAACGGCATGGTTGACGGCATGGTTTCCGGTGCCGCCCACACCACGGCACACACGGTTCGCCCGGCGTTCGAGATCATCCGGACGGCCCCGGACGTCTCGACGGTGTCCAGCATCTTCTTGATGTGCCTGCCCGACCGGGTGCTCGCCTACGGCGACTGCGCGATCGTCCCGGACCCCACGCCCGAGCAGCTCGCCGATATCGCGATCAGCTCGGCACGCACCGCCGCGCAGTTCGGCATCGAGCCGAAAGTGGCGATGCTGTCCTACTCCACCGGCGATTCCGGCAGCGGGGCCGACGTCGACAAGGTCAGGAAGGCAACGGAATTGGTGCGCGTCCGGGATCCGCAGCTACTGGTCGAGGGGCCGATTCAATACGACGCCGCGGTAGAACCTTCGGTCGCGGCGACCAAGCTGCGCGGCTCGGCGGTTGCCGGTCACGCCACCGTGCTGATCTTCCCCGACCTCAACACCGGCAACAACACCTATAAGGCGGTGCAGCGCAGCGCGGGGGCCATCGCGATCGGCCCGGTGCTGCAAGGCCTGCGCAAGCCGGTGAATGACTTGTCCCGCGGCGCGTTGGTGGAAGACATCGTCAACACAATTGCGATCACCGCAATCCAGGCGCAGGGTGTCGGTCATGGCTGA
- a CDS encoding YnfA family protein, whose product MTVAKSIALFALAALFEIGGAWLVWQGVREHRGWVWVGSGVIALGAYGFVATLQADAHFGRILAAYGGIFVAGSLLWGMGFDGFRPDRWDVCGALICLLGVAIIMYAPRTH is encoded by the coding sequence GTGACTGTTGCCAAGTCGATCGCGTTGTTCGCCCTGGCGGCGCTGTTCGAGATCGGCGGTGCCTGGTTAGTGTGGCAGGGAGTGCGCGAACATCGCGGCTGGGTGTGGGTGGGCTCGGGCGTTATCGCGTTGGGCGCCTACGGCTTTGTCGCGACCCTGCAGGCCGACGCCCATTTCGGTCGCATCCTGGCCGCATATGGCGGCATCTTCGTGGCCGGCTCGCTGTTGTGGGGCATGGGCTTTGACGGGTTTCGCCCCGATCGGTGGGATGTCTGCGGCGCGCTGATCTGCCTGCTCGGTGTGGCCATCATCATGTACGCCCCGCGAACTCACTGA